In the genome of Columba livia isolate bColLiv1 breed racing homer chromosome 1, bColLiv1.pat.W.v2, whole genome shotgun sequence, the window GTAACCAAACTGAACGTTAACTGTGGGTGGTTTGCAGGGCAGTATAGTATTCATGATATGGATTAAGATAATGGAAAACTCAGTTTCTCAAGTGGCTTAATTTGAGCTAAGCAGCAAAAACTCCTTGGAATGACAGGCAGCCAGTGTCTCCTGCTAATTTTAATACAGAACCGATTACAGGTTgataaaaaaaccaacccaaaacagGTAGTAATTCAGTTCACTTGCCCTGGCATGGTAGGGTTCTTGGGTACCAGAAatcttttgcaaaatatttgtggAGGTGAAATACTTTCCTTGCTCTAGTGAAGCACTGCCACTACACTAGCAATCCCTGAAACCAGTTACTAAATTCTGACATATTATTGGAAGAGATTCAGTTACCCACGTCTACATACTGGTGCCACCTCAGATGTCATGTTGCATCCAGCCACCGCTCCAGAAGGTGGCAAGTGCAATAGCGGCCAATGCCACACTTGTGCCCTGGCTAGCCAACCCATTTGAAAGGCAACTGCACATCTATAATGagggtaaaaaaataaaataataaaaaaatcaccatcGCTTTGTCTCTGAAACAAATCCTCAGTAAAGTGAGCTCGCTCGCAAGTCATCTGTTATTATTTTCATCCTGGCGAAGAAAATCCAAGTACTTTTCAACTTCTTTAGTTTTACATGGtatctctttctctcctgtCATTCATCTGAACCTCAGCATCACAACTCAGCGAATGCAGAGCAGGTGGATACAGACACATCAGCACAGAATATATTCACACTTACACTGTTCACACTTGGCTCTCTGTGATACTGCAGGGTCACGTGCTTCACATGCACATTTACTTGTGCCGGCAGAGTCAAAGCTCTCCAGTCAGAAGAAATATAACATTTTGGTGGCAAGAACTTAGCAGTTTACATCTTCCCCTCCACTGCCACAATGTGATAAGATATACAGCACACTGTTTATGTCATATGTAAATCACAGCTGACATATCAGACTAGTTTTACATGCTCCTCACCTCCCTTCTTCTCTTGGGAAGGATCAGGAACAGGCTTTGGCTGAGACACACTACTCTGTAACAACCGTCTCGCTCTTAGGCAACTCTTTTTGCATGACACAGCATACATGCACAAATAATGAACCCAAGTATACCGGCAGAAGGATGTGGAGAACAGTTCAGAATGTAAGAAACCGCCTTGGGAGAGGGCTGCAGctgccagaaaaaaaccctagcaCAGCCTAGAAGAACCACTGTGAAAGCAGGCTGATGCCAGAACGGGTCAGATGCAAAATTCACTCCCCTGGCACGTGGTTGCCTCTGTTCACTCTCCAGTTCCCACAGGTTCCTGTGTATgccatcagaaaaacaaaatattacttaGTATTTCAGAGAGAACAAGACGCTTTCGTAAAGCACTTCTTAATGTTACTGATAACATATCCCTACCTAATAAATCTGCTATCTACTACAGCAGTATCAAATCATGTTTTAGACCTAAATTTAGTAATGACCTACAGCtctttagctgtaaggatgcaaGGCTGGCTACTAATCCTAGCACTAGGATGGTATTAGTACTTTGCGTTTATTACCTACCCAAGTGAAGAAGTACATTGTTTTGGAAAAATTAcggcacttttattttttaaattgctgatCAAGACCCGATCTCCAAAGTATCTAGATACCTAGAAATGCCTACAGGTGTTTAACCAATTTGTCAGAAGCGTTTCAGAATGTCTGTATGATTAGACCCACACATTCCGTGCATTTAGAAATGACTCTCTGGGCTATATTTCACCCCGGTGGTGGTATCAGGCTGGCACTTTGCAGAAGCTTACTTTCTCTTTTATGTTCACCCTCATGCCCCCAAACTAGATAACGCGTAAGTTTATCCATGTTCCTAGAACTCAGAGTTACAGAAATGATCTTCCAAAGCATGGAAGATGCAGACTTTGAAACAGGCACATTTAAGACTGTAGACTGGTCAGGTACTGGAAAAATCAGGAAGAACTATAGCTGACTCTCTCTCTTAAAATGGAGAAGCACTATacaaaaattaatgtatttagttGCAACACCATGTGAGGTAGTAGTACTTCACAAACAGAGAAACTGAGTACAGGAACTCCATCCAGTAGGTGGAATAAAGGAACATAAAACACAATGCCAAATCAGGAACAAAACTCAAGTTGCTTCAGCAAAGTTCAATTTGATTAGTGAAACAGTATTTACCTTTAAAATGCCCTTGAAGATatgaaacacaacagaaaacaggtTTTGAAAATGAACACAGTACTTTGtataaaaacatggaaagtaACATGACTTGCTAAAGAATCTAGTATATAGAATACTTAGAACTATGTTCATTAGTACAAATTAAGAAGTTAAACCTAAATGGATGGAAGCATTAGCACCCTACAGTAAGTTTATTACATTATGTTTTCTCCTAAGGAGCCTGATTCAGGCTAGCTAAACAAAAGTGGTTTACATCTTTTTCCTCATCTCATGCTGAATCCTCCCCTCCAAACTATTCTCTTTGTAGCTTCTTCTAGATATTTCATAGTTCAAGATCATAACTAAATTCGCTCAACAGAACTTTGAAATAAGCAGCTTACTCCTACTGTGTAGAGAGCTCCCAGGTCACCCACACAGAGTTCCACAATAACAAACAGCTCCGTTTCAAATCAATCACATTCTTTTCATAAATCCATTCTAAAATAAAGTCAAAACCAGTACTGCCAGTTCAGGTCCGTTTTACTTGTAGTTTTTCTTCAGGGGTTTAAACAAAATTCCTTGTAATACTGGAAGTAATAAACTTGAGTCAGTCAATGCTGACATCCTTCTTACAAAGTGTAATACAGCTTGAAACCTAAAGTCAGAACCATACTAAGGAAGAAAGTTTTGGTTGTAAACAGCTGTCTGAACAAATCAAGATGTGCAGAAAGATGCGTCTTCAAGAAgagtttggttttttgcttttaattcttgCACTAGTTGAACAATCACTGCAGTCTTTtgttactcagaaaaaaaaaatgtatgaactgaaaataagcaatattttatttcaataccAGATTTATGGTCTGTGTGTTACACTGGGGCTGGCTTGCCTGATATTAAACAGATATGtctgaaacacaaaataatataaattagACATGCCATGGGACATGTACAATTGATTTCTACCAATATGTGGATAATAAAACCCACTTCTACGCCAATTCTTTTACACTTTTAATGGTGATAGTGACTAGTATTTTAGTAAGAGGGTAAAATTCAATAAAATGTACAAGGACAGCCATACAACTCAAAGATAATGTTTGCACAGCTTCCAATTCCACTGTGAAAATATACCCCCTCCAAAATAGAAACAGGCACttcatctttaaaaatgaagcactCTCTTTTGTTCTTCAGTCGTCATCAACAGTTGGCTTGATTGTTACTCCTCTTCTGATTTGACCCCAACCAATtaaactgcaaaaagaaaaccagtttATATTAATAGTCAGAAACGTCCAGAATAAATCAACGTGCTTCTGTCCTTCTTATGCCTTCAGTTCTCACATTTTGAAttttctccatctctctcctaCCCAAAATATCCTACAAGATCTACTACTGCTTAGTGGAaacaagaatgaagaaagatgaaggacaGAGAACATTAGTATGTTTGTAAACAGTTAAGGATGCATCTTTGAACACTAAactaaaaatctgaaaattttgTAACTTATGTATTGGTGGCCAGTAAATCTATTCACAGCTTGATCTCTTTAGCTATGCCTGCAGCGCTGCATTACTTTcaaacataaattaaaatgttaaaagtcAGACAAGATGACAGTAAGATCATGAACAGAGCTGTAACTCTCAATGAACACATAATCTATAAAAGGCAACTCAACTCTCAGGTAAGTTCTACTATTTCCAGTCAGCAACATTAAGGCCCCTTTTATAGGCCACTATTGCCTCTGAAAAACATggttgtaaaaataaattaagattaTGTGCATTTCCACAATCAGCAAGCAGTCCATATTATTAACACAACTGCCTTTAAAACATTTCCAGTTTCTGGCACGGAGATACACTAAAACCACCTGTGCATCtcagttttaatttattaagCAGTAGAACCTGTCTCTGGCCACCAGAAAAAGAACTGGACTATATTAGCCCAGCACTTCCCACTTTTAGGACCATATCCACAGGTTATAATTAGTCCACCTTTGAATTCACAGTTCCTTGGAATCACTAGTATATCCTGTTTACTTGGCTATTTGCTGTTTAACCTCTGTGCTTCCATATATTTACTTTCTAATTTTTACTTCCTGTTTATCTCTTGCTTTTGcactttcttccatctttcagtACTCCATTGCCTCAGGCTACAAGTTCCTTTTCACCATATCAGCTGCATATTATCTTTACTCCAACTGGATTTTATTATGCTGCTCTTCCCAGTTTCCCTCCTATCCCTTTTGTCAGCTTTCAGTCTCCATAATGTTGTTCTTTTGTCCTTTTAATACAGCATAGCAGGCAACTTTTTAATAACAACATGTTTACAGCAGGCTGCTGCTACTTGCCCACCAAACAAACCAGAGACAAGTGGAATTTTTGGAAAAATTTGGTCATGTATTTCATGTGTGAAGTAATCTACAGAAGCAACAAAAGACACATTAAAATTTACAGGCTGTCAGTctatagcttaaaaaaaagcataatttcCAATATAAATagtttcctcttccttctgcttccccTGACTtaatttgtgtcttttttttctgcgccacccccccccccccgctctgTTCAACAGATGTTATATTTTCCTTGAGTTTTTTCAGGGAATAATCTCTAATTTGTCAGCTAACTCTGAAACAGCAAGCACTGAGTTCTCATCTATGCTTTCCTGTTGATCTGAAGAAGAAACACACAGCCATGGATACTTAAAGCTTAGTTCATTTCCATACAATAGAGAATTCTTGTATAAATGGCTATGTTTCCTTATACTTTCCCCTCATCCTACAAGAGCTGTGCAGGGTCAATGAATCTAAATACTGTTATGTTCTTATGATATTCATGTAGTCTTAATAGAACACATAATAGGTACAGTATGCATATTCTTACAAAGAGAAGTGTGGCACCAAATGTAAAAAACATCCAATTCTGCTCATTGTTTTCAGCCTCCAGATTTGCACTTGGCCATTTTATACTGGTAATTTGAAGGCGTCAATCCAGTTgatacttttttgtttcctatCTACTCATAGTACAGAAAAGACTCAAATTGTAGAATGTCCTTCCCTCCATTCCCCTGCTATTACTTCAGGGTAGCACTAGAATTCACACACAGCTCCAGAGGTTGAATATCACCAACTTAGGTGTGTTTAAAGACAGGCTTTGGCTCAATATTACTAGAACTTTCAAACCATGCTGCTGCAATAGCCTACCGTTAAGCTTCATCACAGCATGGCAACAATCCATGAACCTCATATGTTTCCTTGTCTGTTAAGTAAGAGATACCTACCCACCATAATGCTTGTTTTAAAAGAGGCtagaaacaaaatgaagcatCCCACCGTAATGGTGTAAAGGTGTTAGAAGAATCTAAAGGAATTTTGTAAACTGACATTATACTTACCTATTCTAGAACAAAATGAGatccatgtatttttttgttaataatatAACAAGAGCGTACTCTACCAATTTAGCACCAACTTACCGCCAATGTTTCTCAACTCTTCGACTCAGGGCAATTTTTTCTCCCACTTCTGTGCACACTGGGTTAGTTAGCACGATTTTCCCCAAATCAGCCTTTACTGCACTGACTCTACCTCCAGTTGATAAGGATCCTATGTTTACCATTAAAACTTCATTCTTCGATAATTTTTGCACCTGAAGACAGACACACAAAACTATGAAACATAAGctttagtatttaaaaaaacccacattccACAGACAATATTGAGTATCTCTTGTCACCTAGTTGCCACCAAAAAAAGATATAGCTGAGAAATGCAAGAATTATAAATATCCCCCCACACAAACCATGAACAACAGTGTCTGTTTACAAAGTTCATTCATGAAAGGacaaatatgtaaatatgtTGTGCATGTAGTACTGCAGGTTCTTAATATGATAtactttcttgggatttctctACATTTTCTATAAAACATACTGCAGATTGCATATACTGTATTAAAGGCACAGTCTCAGACAGCGCTACAAACTGGAATGTTATGCCattcttttaaataatctgGATATTCTCATTTCCCTTATGCCTACATACATCAAAATGCtatctcaaaaataatttctttcagagGACAGAGAGTGCTGAAGCACTTAACTTACTGTTGCATGAAGCAGTTTATAAATTTTAATGCTAACAGGGAAAACGGATCTTTTAGTTTGATTTGTGTAAAATGGACCATTGAACATGAGACTGTGGCATGCATCAAAGTTAGTTTATTTTCAACTAGTGTTTCAAAAATACTTAGCTTTAAAAGTTCTTCAGAGAGAGAACCTACAAAAAGCATGTAAGCAGGAAGTAGATCAGTATGTgtataaaactgattttttcaCAAATGAATAGGCTGTAGCAAAGGAAATCAACTACCAATATGTTCAGAATAAAACTTACCTTCAGGCCACAAAAGTACTTTATGTTACTTTAAACTACTCTAGTATGAATTACTCCCTTGAATAGCATTCTTCTATAATATTAAATATGCAGATAAGTTTTCTGACAAGAACACATGAACAGGGAGACAAAAttactacagaaataaaaaagtacatATTACTAAAACTTAGCACAAGagaaattgtgaaaaaaaacctgaacaaacaaaaaaggggaaCATACCTTTGCAGCTTTCTTGTCTCCTTCAGTGCGCACACCTAGTAGTCGTCTCAGCAAGAAATATGAAATTTCTAGCTCTGTAAATATTTCTGGCAGTGCTCCAACTGCACCAAGAACCTGGCCTACCATTCGGTCAGCTCGACACAAAGTTGGATCAATCTTAGTTCCAACACCTACAACACAACAAGGAAAGTCACAAGGAGTAATGGAAAGGTAGCTGTCACATTTGCatattaaagtatttaaaggAGATCTAAAACCAACAAACTGAGAATGTACTGGGAATTCCCTATTACCTGAACAGCACATGCAGAACATTGGCAAGACTGAGCTCTGTCTGAACAGATGAAGAAATATTCTACTGTTAAAGCTGGTGCAATTAACAATGCAAGTTGATCTGCATTGACCAGTGACATtcaggaattttttttatttattaaatacataattttcaCACCTGTGTTGCCTCTCCCTAGGTATatgaattatttgaaattactcaaaggcttttttttttactatgctGAAAAGAATTGTTGAATGAAACCAAGTGTTTTCAATAAGcatgaataaataaatcttttcatAAGATAAAATTCTTACCTATAAGACCGCCAGGAGCAGCATACTGTAGATCATTATGTTCGGCAAAGAGTGAcacaattttggaaaaaattggCTTGCACATGAGTTTTCCTTCACTGTCCTTGGACACAATACCAGGCCGAACCTCAATTTCCTGACCCACCTAATTACAAAAGTGAAAAAGTGATTAACTGATTGTTTCACAGGAACATAAAGCTAACAACTAGTCACAGATAAGACCTACTTATCTCAGGATCTACTGTTTATACAAGTCTTTGGTTCTGGGCTACTGTAGAAGTTCTAGGACTTATGTTGCTCTGTATCTTGTAGCCAACGTAACAATTGATTTTCTCTCCAATACAATTTCCAAAACTGCTTTACCAGATAATATTTTTGACATTAATTCCAGTatttaaatttgtttattttttaaatgaaattttatttagaaatgttacagcactgagaaaaattgaattaattcaATCAGTGTAACTGATCAGCAGCAATAAAGTGCAAGACAAAGAAAACTCACGTTGTAtaaatgtttgaaaatgaagtttCCTTTCTAATCTAACAGAGCAACTTTTAAAGTTTCCATCTATTTACAGTAACccacaaggaaaataaaaaaatcaaaacatacTGAATACTTAAATGGAGAAGTGGGACCTGTGGGAAGCCCCCCACACACTCCAGAGATATCTTTGAAGTGCTTTTGCTCCCCTCTTTCCCCCCAGTAATTCAGCAACTAAAAGTggtaagactgaaaaaaaattatctcccTTAATTTTTGTAAGCAATCAAATCAGTATCATTCTTAGCAAAAGTTAAGACTGTGGTATCAAAgatacattattaaaaaaaacccagtgtttcttcttctggtattttaaaataataaagtaaaaatgagGCAGAGACAGAAAGGATAGGTGCCATCTGACTGTATTCTGGTTTAAAAAGACATACAATTACACAGATTCATTCTGTACTATGCAGACAAAAACTCTACTCACTATTATCACTACaaatctccagaaaaaaaagagggaaaaggtTACCTTTAAAACACCCTTTAGAATACTGCCACCAGCTACACCCCCCTTAAGGTCATCAACTTCACAGCCAGGCTTGTTGACGTCAAAAGATCTAATTACTGAAAAGAAGAGACCATAACCAAGTCTATATTTAAGATCATGTTTTTAAATGATTAGTGCCTTTCTTTAGCAACTTTGCTTCCCTATCCTTATTAAGGTatacacatatttataaatataaaaacataattCAGGGATAAcactaaaatattattaatattttagtcTGAAATTTTAAGTATATCGTTGATTTTGTTCTCAAAACCATTTAAGCTGCTCATATACAtaaatggctttaaaaattgcttttgcagagcaaaaattaagttaaatatcagtatctgaaaaagaaagtaatgatcaactagatttaaaaaaatcttcaatatTCACAATGTCAGCTGTGAATATTGTAACATTGTTTTAATGTAGTCAATTTTTATGCATTCTGAATATGTGTTTTCTAGGTCTCCCATGGTCTgtgtaggaaaaaaagcaaacaaatggaTTCATTCTAGCAGAACTGAATTTCAAAATACACTAGACAAAATCGGAGACCTTTAGGAGATGACTAACACAGAAAATCTCATCAGGCTAACTGTACAATTTCCTTGGACAtactttaattttcaaattcaCCAGTTTGTTAGTACTTTGTTAAATCAAATTTAAATTCATAGTGACTAAAAGAGTGTTTTAAGATATAGGTAAGTTTCTCATCTTTATGGCATTTTAGTGCTGTCATACACATATAATATGCACAAAAATCAGCAATCACCTCAAATAGATTTAACGATAACAATTAGCTATGAACAAACAATACAGCTCTCAGAAAATATCCaagttttaaaagcatattaaaCGCTCCTTTTAAACCCACCTCTTTAGCGCATTCAGCAAAGTGCAGAAACGTAGTAAATGGttagccaaaaaaacccagacctAAGCGTTTACATACCAATAAGCCTTGGCTCAGATGTGAAGTCTCGCAAGGGGACTGGAATTTTCTTCACTATATACTCGCAAACTACCTCAATGTTGTATTTCAGCTGGGCTGAGATTGGAATTATTGGAGCTCCTTCGGCAACTGTGCCTAAACCAACATCAAGTTTAACAAAGACTTAATACAGATTTACAACAACATTACCAAGTGTTCTGTCATTGTTAAAATTACTAATGAATTTCAAGgcacattttatatatatttcccAAAGCAGTATCAGAGAATTTAGCCTTCCCTTCAGTATTTTAGCTCAAACCAGCCAGACCTACTTTTCAAGGCAGTTGGTGTGTACTGAAGAGTTTTACAGTTTCTCTCTGAACATTGTGCAAGATAACCTTCTGCTCTAAGGAAGAATTCACTTCTTACATCGTGATCAGAAATACTCTTAAGATAATTTCGGAGAGATCAGATATCTCAGTGTTGGATACATCGGTACTCATTTTACAGTCAAATCCCATTCTGACAAACTAAAATTCCTATCAATTTAATGATCCAGGTTTTCTAAGTTTTGCAATACAAATACataatttagaaatattctAATTATGGAAGGATTAATTTAGTTA includes:
- the EIF2S3 gene encoding eukaryotic translation initiation factor 2 subunit 3; protein product: MAGDEAGVTLGQPHLSRQDLATLDVTKLTPLSPEVISRQATINIGTIGHVAHGKSTVVKAISGVHTVRFKNELERNITIKLGYANAKIYKLDDPSCSRPECYRSCGSSTPDEFPTDIPGTKGNFKLVRHVSFVDCPGHDILMATMLNGAAVMDAALLLIAGNESCPQPQTSEHLAAIEIMKLKHILILQNKIDLVKESQAKEQYEQILAFVQGTVAEGAPIIPISAQLKYNIEVVCEYIVKKIPVPLRDFTSEPRLIVIRSFDVNKPGCEVDDLKGGVAGGSILKGVLKVGQEIEVRPGIVSKDSEGKLMCKPIFSKIVSLFAEHNDLQYAAPGGLIGVGTKIDPTLCRADRMVGQVLGAVGALPEIFTELEISYFLLRRLLGVRTEGDKKAAKVQKLSKNEVLMVNIGSLSTGGRVSAVKADLGKIVLTNPVCTEVGEKIALSRRVEKHWRLIGWGQIRRGVTIKPTVDDD